In the Streptomyces sp. BHT-5-2 genome, one interval contains:
- the nuoN gene encoding NADH-quinone oxidoreductase subunit NuoN, with translation MSSVASVHSLWTAAAGAPGRIPAPKIEYVQLSPTLIVLGAAVVGIVIEAFLPRRGRYYAQLLLTVVALAAAFAAVIGLAAGGFGSAKAHVAAMGAIAVDGPALFLQGTILLVSLIAVFTFAERRLDPAAHGKPVDSFAAQPAAVPGGEAERAAVKAGFTTTEVFPVLLFAVGGMLVFPAANDLLTLFIALEVFSLPLYLLCALARRQRLLSQEAAVKYFLLGAFSSAFLLFGVALLYGYAGTVGYAGIAEVVSDGARQIDPALAGTMGNDALLLIGGALVLMGLLFKVGAVPFHMWTPDVYQGAPTPVTGFMAAATKVAAFGALLRLLYVVLPGMRWDWRPVMWGVAIVTMLGGAVLAITQTDIKRLLAYSSIAHAGFILAGVIATSEDGISSVLFYLAAYSFVTLGAFAVVTLVRDAGGEATHLSKWAGLGRRSPLVAAVFAVFLLAFAGIPLTSGFAGKFAVFKAAAESGAGWLVVIGVISSAIAAFFYIRVIVLMFFSEPKADGPTVAVPSVLTSTAIAVGVAATLVLGVAPQYFLDLAGHAGVFIR, from the coding sequence GTGAGTTCCGTGGCAAGTGTCCACAGCCTGTGGACGGCGGCGGCCGGGGCGCCGGGCAGGATCCCGGCCCCGAAGATCGAATACGTCCAGCTGTCGCCGACGCTCATCGTCCTCGGTGCCGCGGTCGTCGGCATCGTGATCGAGGCGTTCCTGCCGCGCCGCGGCCGCTACTACGCCCAGCTGCTGCTGACGGTGGTGGCGCTGGCCGCCGCGTTCGCCGCGGTGATCGGCCTGGCGGCGGGCGGCTTCGGCTCGGCCAAGGCGCATGTGGCCGCGATGGGCGCGATCGCGGTGGACGGTCCGGCGCTGTTCCTCCAGGGCACGATCCTGCTGGTGTCGCTGATCGCGGTCTTCACCTTCGCCGAGCGCCGGCTGGACCCGGCGGCCCACGGGAAGCCCGTGGACTCCTTCGCCGCGCAGCCCGCGGCCGTCCCCGGCGGCGAGGCCGAACGGGCCGCGGTCAAGGCCGGGTTCACCACCACCGAGGTCTTCCCGGTGCTGCTCTTCGCGGTCGGCGGCATGCTGGTCTTCCCCGCCGCCAACGACCTGCTGACGCTCTTCATCGCGCTGGAGGTCTTCTCCCTCCCGCTGTACCTCCTGTGTGCGCTGGCCCGCCGCCAGCGGCTGCTCTCCCAGGAGGCCGCGGTGAAGTACTTCCTCCTCGGCGCCTTCTCCTCGGCCTTCCTGCTGTTCGGCGTGGCCCTGCTCTACGGCTACGCCGGCACCGTGGGCTACGCCGGGATCGCCGAGGTCGTCTCGGACGGCGCCCGGCAGATCGACCCGGCGCTGGCCGGCACGATGGGCAACGACGCGCTGCTGCTGATCGGCGGGGCGCTGGTGCTGATGGGCCTGCTGTTCAAGGTCGGCGCGGTGCCCTTCCACATGTGGACGCCGGACGTCTACCAAGGCGCCCCGACGCCGGTGACGGGCTTCATGGCGGCCGCCACCAAGGTCGCCGCGTTCGGCGCGCTGCTGCGCCTGCTGTACGTCGTCCTGCCGGGGATGCGCTGGGACTGGCGGCCGGTGATGTGGGGCGTGGCGATCGTGACGATGCTGGGTGGCGCGGTGCTGGCCATCACCCAGACCGACATCAAGCGGCTGCTGGCGTACTCCTCGATCGCGCACGCCGGCTTCATCCTCGCCGGTGTCATCGCCACCAGCGAGGACGGCATCTCCTCGGTGCTCTTCTATCTGGCGGCGTACTCCTTCGTCACGCTCGGCGCGTTCGCCGTGGTGACGCTGGTCCGGGACGCCGGCGGCGAGGCCACCCACCTGTCCAAGTGGGCCGGGCTCGGGCGGCGTTCGCCCCTGGTGGCCGCGGTCTTCGCGGTGTTCCTGCTGGCCTTCGCGGGCATTCCGCTGACGTCCGGGTTCGCCGGGAAGTTCGCGGTGTTCAAGGCGGCGGCGGAGAGCGGCGCGGGCTGGCTGGTGGTGATCGGTGTGATCTCCTCGGCGATCGCGGCGTTCTTCTACATCCGGGTGATCGTGCTGATGTTCTTCAGCGAGCCGAAGGCGGACGGCCCGACGGTCGCGGTGCCCAGCGTCCTGACGTCCACCGCCATCGCGGTCGGCGTCGCGGCCACGCTGGTGCTGGGCGTGGCACCGCAGTACTTCCTCGATCTGGCCGGGCACGCGGGGGTCTTCATCCGCTGA
- a CDS encoding polyprenyl synthetase family protein yields MTVVGPIGLSVRDKALEADVQAGLAAVEEGLLESTKSDVPFITEAAQHLVRAGGKRFRPLLVMLAAQFGDPYSPGVVPSAVVVELTHLATLYHDDVMDEAGVRRGVASANARWGNSVAVLTGDFLFARASHILADLGPEAVRIQAEAFERLVTGQILETAGPRDGRDPVDHYLDVLAGKTGSLVAVACRFGAMMSGADETTVNILTQYGERLGTAFQLADDVLDIASDSHESGKTPGTDLREGVATLPVLRLRALAESSAGTAEDRALCELLAGDLTDDARHAEALAGLRAHPALEQARRDTVRYAEDARATLAPLPACMAKTALEELCDAVVHRAR; encoded by the coding sequence GTGACCGTCGTCGGGCCCATTGGGCTGAGCGTGCGGGACAAGGCTCTCGAAGCCGATGTCCAGGCCGGATTGGCGGCTGTCGAGGAGGGCCTGCTGGAATCCACCAAGAGCGACGTGCCGTTCATCACCGAGGCCGCGCAGCATCTGGTGCGTGCCGGGGGCAAGCGGTTCCGGCCGCTGCTGGTGATGCTGGCCGCCCAGTTCGGCGACCCCTACAGCCCGGGTGTGGTGCCCTCGGCCGTCGTCGTGGAGCTCACGCACCTGGCGACGCTCTACCACGACGACGTGATGGACGAGGCCGGTGTGCGCCGCGGGGTGGCCAGCGCCAACGCCCGCTGGGGCAACTCCGTCGCGGTGCTGACCGGTGACTTCCTCTTCGCCCGCGCCTCGCACATCCTCGCCGACCTCGGGCCGGAGGCCGTCCGGATCCAGGCCGAGGCGTTCGAGCGCCTGGTGACCGGTCAGATCCTGGAGACCGCCGGACCGCGCGACGGCCGCGACCCCGTCGACCACTACCTCGACGTCCTCGCGGGCAAGACCGGTTCGCTGGTGGCCGTCGCCTGCCGCTTCGGCGCGATGATGTCGGGCGCCGACGAGACCACCGTCAACATCCTCACCCAGTACGGCGAGCGGCTGGGCACCGCCTTCCAGCTGGCCGACGATGTCCTGGACATCGCCAGCGACTCGCACGAGTCCGGCAAGACGCCCGGCACGGACCTGCGCGAGGGTGTCGCGACGCTGCCCGTGCTGCGGCTGCGCGCGCTCGCCGAGAGCAGCGCCGGCACCGCCGAGGACCGCGCCCTGTGCGAGCTGCTGGCCGGCGACCTCACCGACGACGCCCGGCACGCCGAGGCGCTCGCCGGGCTGCGCGCCCACCCGGCGCTGGAGCAGGCCCGCCGGGACACCGTGCGCTACGCCGAGGACGCCCGCGCGACGCTGGCGCCGCTGCCGGCGTGCATGGCGAAGACGGCGCTGGAAGAGCTGTGCGACGCGGTGGTGCACCGGGCACGCTGA
- the rarD gene encoding EamA family transporter RarD, producing MPSRTDQRAGLAYGVAAYTMWGLLPLYWHLLDAAAPSEILAHRMLWSLPVALVILAVLRRWSWIRPLLLRQPGGPPGVGWGRLGLVLICATVISLNWFLYIWAVNAGHVLEASLGYFINPLVSIAFGVLVLRERLRPLQWAAVGVGALAVVVMTVAYGRMPWIALGLALSFATYGLVKKGIGLDGIEGFSAETALQALPALGFLIYLGVHGESAFVTGGTGQALLLAACGIATAVPLICFGASAVRLPLTTLGMLQYLAPTFQFLLGLTVFHEEMPPERWAGFALVWAALAVLTWDALRTARRARSELAAAGARAGEAAAAMGAPPCSSGAENLGAAATADPEAARGPVRP from the coding sequence TTGCCGTCTCGAACCGACCAGCGCGCCGGCCTCGCCTACGGCGTCGCCGCCTACACCATGTGGGGCCTGCTGCCGCTGTACTGGCACCTGCTGGACGCCGCCGCACCGTCCGAGATCCTGGCCCACCGCATGCTGTGGTCGCTGCCGGTCGCGCTGGTCATCCTGGCCGTGCTGCGCCGCTGGTCCTGGATACGCCCGCTGCTGCTGCGGCAGCCAGGGGGTCCCCCCGGCGTTGGCTGGGGGAGGCTCGGACTGGTCCTGATCTGCGCCACGGTGATCTCGCTGAACTGGTTCCTCTACATCTGGGCGGTCAACGCCGGGCACGTCCTGGAAGCCTCGCTGGGGTACTTCATCAACCCTCTGGTGAGCATCGCGTTCGGGGTGCTGGTGCTGCGCGAGCGGCTGCGGCCGCTGCAGTGGGCCGCGGTGGGCGTCGGCGCCCTGGCCGTCGTCGTGATGACCGTCGCCTACGGGCGGATGCCCTGGATCGCCCTCGGGCTGGCCCTGTCGTTCGCCACCTACGGGCTGGTGAAGAAGGGCATCGGACTCGACGGCATCGAGGGCTTCAGCGCCGAGACCGCCCTGCAGGCGCTGCCGGCGCTGGGTTTTCTGATCTACCTCGGGGTGCACGGCGAGTCCGCCTTCGTCACCGGCGGGACGGGGCAGGCGCTGCTGCTCGCGGCCTGCGGCATCGCGACCGCGGTGCCGCTGATCTGCTTCGGCGCCTCGGCGGTGCGGCTGCCGCTGACCACCCTCGGGATGTTGCAGTACCTGGCGCCGACCTTCCAGTTCCTGCTGGGCCTGACGGTCTTCCACGAGGAGATGCCGCCGGAGCGCTGGGCGGGCTTCGCGCTGGTGTGGGCGGCGCTGGCCGTGCTGACCTGGGACGCGCTGCGGACCGCCCGGCGGGCGCGGAGCGAGCTGGCCGCCGCCGGGGCGCGGGCCGGCGAGGCGGCCGCGGCCATGGGGGCACCTCCCTGTTCGAGCGGAGCCGAGAACTTGGGGGCGGCAGCGACGGCGGACCCGGAGGCCGCCCGGGGGCCCGTCAGGCCGTGA
- a CDS encoding ABC transporter ATP-binding protein: MSWGETVSPPPAADDGSAAPAGEHRVIETRGLTKAYRGGRPAVDGLDLAVPRGSVFGFLGPNGSGKTTTIRMLMGLIEPTAGTARVLGRPMPGAARQVLPEVGALIEGPALYGFLSGRDNLRRFDAADPTAEPRTRTERVGRALTRVGLAAAADRKARTYSLGMKQRLGLAAALLRPRELLVLDEPTNGLDPQGMREIRTLVRELAADGTTVFLSSHLLDEIEQVCTHAAVMARGRLVTQGPVAGLTAAVLGPGGHGRLAVTTPDPADAVRVLTEHGLTGLRADGDRVTGELPAAAPDGPPPDPAELNAALVRAGVRVRALGTERPSLEDVFVRLTGEGFDVAG, encoded by the coding sequence ATGAGTTGGGGGGAGACCGTGTCACCACCACCCGCCGCGGACGACGGAAGCGCGGCGCCCGCCGGCGAGCACCGGGTGATCGAGACCCGGGGGCTGACCAAGGCGTACCGCGGCGGCCGCCCCGCCGTCGACGGGCTCGACCTCGCCGTGCCGCGTGGCAGCGTCTTCGGCTTCCTCGGCCCCAACGGCTCCGGCAAGACCACCACCATCCGGATGCTGATGGGCCTGATCGAGCCGACCGCCGGCACGGCGCGGGTGCTGGGCCGGCCGATGCCCGGCGCGGCCCGCCAGGTGCTCCCCGAGGTCGGCGCACTCATCGAGGGCCCGGCGCTCTACGGCTTCCTCAGCGGGCGGGACAACCTCCGGCGGTTCGACGCCGCCGACCCGACCGCCGAGCCGCGCACCCGCACCGAGCGGGTCGGCCGGGCGCTCACGCGGGTGGGCCTGGCAGCCGCGGCGGACAGGAAGGCGCGCACCTACTCCCTCGGCATGAAGCAGCGGCTGGGGCTGGCCGCCGCCCTGCTCCGGCCCCGCGAGCTGCTGGTGCTGGACGAGCCGACCAACGGCCTGGACCCGCAGGGCATGCGGGAGATCCGCACCCTGGTGCGGGAGCTGGCGGCGGACGGCACCACCGTCTTCCTCTCCTCCCACCTCCTCGACGAGATCGAGCAGGTCTGCACGCACGCCGCGGTGATGGCCCGCGGCCGGCTGGTCACCCAGGGGCCGGTCGCCGGCCTCACCGCCGCGGTCCTCGGCCCGGGCGGCCACGGCCGGCTGGCGGTGACCACCCCCGATCCGGCCGACGCGGTGCGGGTCCTGACGGAGCACGGGCTGACCGGTCTGCGGGCCGACGGCGACCGGGTCACCGGCGAGCTGCCCGCGGCAGCGCCGGACGGCCCGCCGCCGGACCCGGCGGAGCTGAACGCCGCACTGGTCCGCGCCGGGGTCCGGGTCCGGGCCCTGGGCACCGAACGGCCGTCGCTGGAGGACGTCTTCGTCCGGCTCACCGGGGAGGGATTCGATGTCGCGGGCTGA
- a CDS encoding DUF2092 domain-containing protein translates to MPRNEPTEVTEERDGGRTARRRKAVRYAVPVAVAGVTAATIGLVPAFAGSGSPDLPKISAQDLIAKIAKSDVQQLSGTVQVTTDLGLPALPGGAGAGAFGGGQGGDGAGAAASPQSKLTELAAGTHTLRVAADGPDKQRVSIVGKSADYTLVHNGKDVWAYDSGSNSAVHHTAPKDARRGTHRGAPEGVPQGLQNATPQELAKEVLKAAGDTTSVTVGDTARVAGRDAYQLVIKPKQSASTVGSIRVAVDAANGVPLKFTLTPKSGGPAAVDVGYTRVDFARPAADTFAFTPPKGAKVVDGDRAAHGKGEGRKGLDGFGGLPGFKDHQGPKGAGGLEVLGKGWTSVAALKAPGGPGGKDQLAKGDAGKFLDSLGSKVSGGFGSGHVFSTRLVNALITDDGRVYVGAVDQQALIAAADAAKK, encoded by the coding sequence ATGCCACGGAACGAACCGACCGAGGTCACCGAGGAGCGGGACGGGGGGCGCACCGCACGGCGCCGTAAGGCGGTGCGGTACGCCGTGCCGGTCGCGGTGGCGGGGGTGACGGCCGCGACGATCGGGTTGGTCCCGGCGTTCGCCGGATCCGGTTCTCCCGACCTGCCGAAGATCTCCGCCCAGGACCTGATAGCGAAGATCGCCAAGTCCGACGTCCAGCAGCTGTCCGGCACGGTCCAGGTCACCACCGACCTCGGCCTGCCCGCCCTGCCGGGCGGCGCGGGCGCCGGAGCCTTCGGCGGCGGACAGGGCGGGGACGGCGCGGGCGCCGCCGCGTCGCCGCAGAGCAAGCTGACCGAGCTGGCGGCCGGCACGCACACCCTGCGGGTCGCCGCCGACGGCCCCGACAAGCAGCGGGTCTCGATCGTCGGCAAGTCCGCCGACTACACCCTCGTCCACAACGGCAAGGACGTCTGGGCGTACGACAGCGGCAGCAACAGCGCCGTGCACCACACCGCCCCCAAGGACGCCCGCCGCGGCACGCACCGCGGCGCGCCCGAGGGAGTGCCCCAGGGCCTGCAGAACGCCACCCCGCAGGAACTGGCCAAGGAGGTCCTGAAGGCGGCCGGGGACACCACCTCGGTGACCGTCGGCGACACCGCCAGGGTCGCCGGACGGGACGCGTACCAGCTCGTCATCAAGCCGAAGCAGTCCGCCTCCACGGTCGGTTCGATCCGGGTCGCGGTGGACGCCGCCAACGGCGTCCCGCTGAAGTTCACCCTCACCCCGAAGAGCGGCGGCCCGGCCGCGGTCGACGTCGGCTACACCCGCGTCGACTTCGCCCGTCCGGCCGCGGACACCTTCGCCTTCACCCCGCCCAAGGGCGCCAAGGTGGTGGACGGCGACCGGGCCGCGCACGGCAAGGGCGAAGGCCGCAAGGGTCTCGACGGCTTCGGTGGTCTCCCCGGCTTCAAGGACCACCAGGGCCCGAAGGGCGCCGGCGGGTTGGAGGTGCTCGGCAAGGGCTGGACGTCCGTTGCCGCCCTCAAGGCCCCCGGTGGTCCCGGCGGCAAGGACCAGCTCGCCAAGGGCGACGCCGGCAAGTTCCTGGACAGCCTGGGCAGCAAGGTGTCCGGTGGGTTCGGCTCCGGCCACGTCTTCAGCACCCGCCTGGTCAACGCCCTGATCACCGACGACGGCAGGGTCTACGTCGGTGCCGTCGACCAGCAGGCGCTGATAGCCGCGGCCGACGCCGCGAAGAAGTAG
- a CDS encoding ABC transporter permease, with protein MSRAESRPPAEPAPEGPRAPRAPRRPWTSKAPAAPQAPDASHSDRASRSRASWWSPDLLRSEIAVTFRRWRTLVLLAVLAGVPVLVGVAVRIQTGRHGGPGDDGRGPAFLAGIAGNGLFLVFTALAVTLPVFLPMAVGVIAGDSLAGEAHTGTLRYLLVAPAGRARLLRAKFATVVVFCLAGTLVVALSALVTGALLFPLGRVTLLSGTSISFGEGLLRALAVAGVVAFSLLGVAALGLFVSTLTDSGIAAMATTVGLVLTAQILDGIPQLQAVQPYLFPHYWLSFADLLRDPVYVDGILRNLGLQALYAAVFGSAAWARFTTRDITA; from the coding sequence ATGTCGCGGGCTGAGAGCCGGCCGCCGGCCGAACCGGCACCCGAGGGGCCCCGGGCGCCCCGAGCACCCCGGAGACCCTGGACGTCCAAGGCACCCGCGGCCCCCCAGGCGCCCGACGCGTCCCACTCGGACCGCGCGTCCCGCTCCCGGGCGTCGTGGTGGTCGCCGGACCTGCTGCGCAGCGAGATCGCCGTCACCTTCCGGCGCTGGCGCACCCTGGTGCTGCTGGCCGTGCTCGCGGGCGTCCCGGTGCTGGTCGGCGTGGCCGTCCGGATCCAGACCGGGCGGCACGGCGGCCCGGGCGACGACGGCCGCGGCCCGGCGTTCCTCGCCGGGATCGCCGGCAACGGCCTCTTCCTGGTCTTCACCGCCCTCGCCGTGACGCTGCCGGTGTTCCTGCCGATGGCCGTCGGGGTGATCGCCGGCGACTCCCTCGCCGGCGAGGCGCACACCGGGACGCTGCGCTACCTCCTCGTCGCCCCGGCCGGCCGCGCCCGCCTGCTGCGCGCCAAGTTCGCCACGGTCGTGGTGTTCTGCCTGGCGGGCACGCTCGTCGTGGCGCTCTCCGCACTGGTCACCGGTGCGCTGCTGTTCCCGCTGGGCCGGGTGACGCTGCTGTCGGGCACGTCCATATCCTTCGGCGAGGGGCTGCTGCGGGCGCTGGCCGTGGCGGGCGTGGTGGCGTTCTCCCTGCTCGGGGTGGCGGCCCTCGGCCTGTTCGTCTCCACGCTCACCGACAGCGGCATCGCCGCGATGGCCACCACCGTCGGGCTGGTGCTCACCGCCCAGATCCTGGACGGCATACCGCAGCTCCAGGCCGTCCAGCCGTATCTCTTCCCGCACTACTGGCTGTCCTTCGCGGACCTGCTCCGCGACCCCGTCTACGTCGACGGGATCCTGCGGAACCTCGGCCTCCAGGCGCTCTACGCGGCGGTGTTCGGGTCGGCGGCCTGGGCGCGGTTCACCACCCGCGACATCACGGCCTGA
- a CDS encoding NADH-quinone oxidoreductase subunit M has protein sequence MSFPLLTATAAVPAIGAVATAAVPAARRAAAKWLALLFSLATLALAVLVAVRFDPGARGPFQLTESHAWIRDFGVRYDLGVDGIAVALIALTALLIPFVILAGWHDADPLEGAEPNRRWRPTQGFFALILAVEAMVVLSFEATDVFLFYLFFEAMLIPMYFLIGGFGDRAGGRGEQHAAAQRSYAAVKFLLYNLVGGLIMLAAVIGLYAATAHHLGTGTFSLTQIVDARASGALRLDTGTERLLFLGFFFAFAVKAPLWPLHTWLPNAMGEATSPVAVLITAVVDKVGTFAMLRFCLQLFPEASSWATPVILVLALISIVYGALLAVGQRDIKRLIAYASISHFGFIILGIFAMTTQGQGGATLYMVNHGISTAALMLVAGFLISRRGSRLIADFGGVQKVAPVLAGTFLVGGLATLSLPGLAPFVSEFLVLVGTFSRYPVIGIIGTVGIVLAALYVLVLYQRTMTGPVRAEVTGMPDLRVRELVVVAPLIALLIFLGVYPKPLTDIVNPAVRHTMSVVDKQDPKPTVRVDAVPGGGRHGRTAQTQDGEAAK, from the coding sequence ATGTCGTTTCCCCTGTTGACGGCCACCGCCGCGGTGCCGGCGATCGGTGCGGTCGCCACCGCCGCGGTGCCCGCCGCCAGGCGCGCCGCCGCCAAGTGGCTGGCGCTGCTGTTCTCGCTGGCCACCCTGGCGCTGGCGGTGCTGGTCGCGGTGCGCTTCGACCCGGGTGCCCGGGGGCCGTTCCAGCTCACCGAATCCCACGCCTGGATCCGGGACTTCGGCGTCCGGTACGACCTCGGTGTGGACGGCATCGCGGTCGCGCTGATCGCCCTGACCGCGCTGCTGATCCCGTTCGTCATCCTGGCGGGCTGGCACGACGCCGACCCCCTGGAAGGGGCCGAGCCGAACCGACGCTGGCGCCCCACCCAGGGCTTCTTCGCGCTGATCCTGGCCGTCGAGGCGATGGTGGTGCTCTCCTTCGAGGCCACCGACGTCTTCCTCTTCTACCTCTTCTTCGAAGCCATGCTGATCCCGATGTACTTCCTCATCGGCGGCTTCGGGGACCGCGCCGGCGGCCGCGGCGAGCAGCACGCCGCCGCCCAGCGGTCGTACGCTGCGGTGAAGTTCCTGCTCTACAACCTCGTCGGCGGCCTGATCATGCTGGCCGCGGTGATCGGGCTGTACGCCGCCACCGCGCACCATCTGGGCACCGGCACCTTCTCGCTGACGCAGATCGTCGACGCCCGGGCATCCGGCGCGCTGCGCCTGGACACCGGCACCGAGCGGCTGCTCTTCCTCGGCTTCTTCTTCGCCTTCGCGGTGAAGGCGCCGCTGTGGCCGCTGCACACCTGGCTGCCCAACGCCATGGGCGAGGCGACCTCCCCGGTCGCGGTGCTGATCACCGCGGTCGTCGACAAGGTCGGCACCTTCGCGATGCTGCGCTTCTGCCTCCAGCTCTTCCCGGAGGCCAGCAGCTGGGCCACCCCGGTCATCCTGGTGCTGGCGCTGATCAGCATCGTCTACGGCGCGCTGCTCGCGGTCGGCCAGCGGGACATCAAGCGGCTGATCGCCTACGCCTCGATCTCCCACTTCGGCTTCATCATCCTGGGCATCTTCGCGATGACGACCCAGGGCCAGGGCGGCGCGACGCTCTACATGGTCAACCACGGCATCTCCACCGCCGCGCTGATGCTGGTCGCCGGCTTCCTGATCAGCCGCCGCGGCTCGCGCCTGATCGCGGACTTCGGCGGGGTGCAGAAGGTCGCCCCGGTGCTCGCCGGCACCTTCCTCGTCGGCGGTCTGGCCACCCTGTCGCTGCCCGGCCTGGCCCCCTTCGTCAGTGAATTCCTGGTCCTGGTCGGCACGTTCAGCCGCTATCCGGTGATCGGGATCATCGGCACCGTCGGCATCGTGCTGGCCGCGCTCTACGTCCTCGTCCTCTACCAGCGGACGATGACCGGCCCGGTCAGGGCGGAGGTCACCGGGATGCCCGACCTCAGGGTGCGGGAGCTGGTGGTGGTCGCCCCGCTGATCGCGCTGCTGATCTTCCTCGGGGTGTATCCCAAGCCGCTCACCGACATCGTCAACCCTGCGGTCCGGCACACCATGTCCGTCGTGGACAAGCAGGATCCCAAGCCCACCGTGCGGGTGGACGCCGTGCCCGGCGGAGGCCGGCACGGCCGGACCGCGCAGACCCAAGACGGGGAGGCCGCGAAGTGA
- the fahA gene encoding fumarylacetoacetase, whose protein sequence is MPEHSPFDLAEGDPFGPHTLPYGVFSTAEAPGLRRLGVRYGRHVLDLAALPDALPGSAAAPHAALLTAATLNPLLAAGRPVWQQVRAAVRSALTDPAHRTAVAPLLRPLDDVTLHLPFEVADYVDFYSSEHHATNVGRIFRPDGAALPPNWKHLPIGYHGRAGTVVVSGTPVVRPHGQRKSPADPAPVFGPSTRLDIEAEVGFVVGTPSTLHTPVGLSAFREHVFGVCLVNDWSARDIQAWEYLPLGPFLGKSFATSVSAWVTPLDAFDASRTAPPARDVPPLPYLDDSAAEPGGLDLRIEVRLNGEVISRPPFAAMYWTAAQQLAHMTVNGASLRTGDLYASGTVSGPEPDQLGCLLELTQGKGPYLQDGDEVTLTAWAPGPDGARIGLGEVAGRVLPAAAPADGAPA, encoded by the coding sequence ATGCCCGAGCACAGCCCGTTCGACCTGGCAGAAGGCGACCCCTTCGGCCCGCACACCCTCCCCTACGGCGTCTTCAGCACCGCCGAGGCGCCCGGCCTGCGCCGGCTCGGCGTCCGCTACGGCCGTCATGTCCTCGACCTGGCCGCCCTGCCGGACGCCCTGCCCGGCAGCGCCGCCGCGCCACACGCCGCACTGCTCACCGCCGCCACCCTCAACCCCCTGCTGGCCGCCGGCCGCCCCGTGTGGCAGCAGGTCCGCGCGGCCGTCCGCAGCGCGCTGACCGACCCCGCGCACCGCACCGCGGTGGCCCCGCTGCTGCGCCCGCTGGACGACGTCACCCTGCATCTGCCCTTCGAGGTCGCCGACTACGTCGACTTCTACTCCAGCGAGCACCATGCCACCAACGTCGGCCGGATCTTCCGTCCCGACGGCGCCGCCCTGCCGCCCAACTGGAAGCACCTGCCGATCGGTTACCACGGCCGGGCCGGCACCGTCGTCGTCTCCGGCACCCCCGTGGTGCGGCCGCACGGCCAGCGCAAGTCCCCGGCCGATCCGGCGCCGGTCTTCGGCCCGTCCACCCGCCTGGACATCGAGGCGGAGGTCGGCTTCGTCGTCGGCACCCCCTCCACGCTGCACACACCGGTCGGCCTGTCCGCGTTCCGGGAGCACGTCTTCGGCGTCTGCCTGGTCAACGACTGGTCGGCGCGCGACATCCAGGCGTGGGAGTACCTCCCGCTCGGCCCGTTCCTCGGCAAGTCCTTCGCGACCTCCGTCTCCGCCTGGGTCACCCCGCTGGACGCCTTCGACGCCTCCCGGACGGCGCCGCCCGCCCGGGACGTGCCGCCGCTGCCGTACCTCGACGACAGCGCCGCCGAACCGGGCGGCCTCGACCTGCGGATCGAGGTGCGGCTCAACGGCGAGGTGATCTCCCGCCCGCCGTTCGCCGCGATGTACTGGACGGCCGCCCAGCAGCTGGCCCACATGACCGTCAACGGCGCCTCGCTGCGCACCGGCGACCTCTACGCCTCCGGCACCGTCTCGGGCCCCGAACCCGACCAGCTCGGCTGCCTGCTGGAGCTCACCCAGGGCAAGGGCCCCTACCTCCAGGACGGCGACGAGGTCACCCTCACCGCCTGGGCGCCCGGCCCGGACGGCGCCCGGATCGGCCTCGGCGAGGTCGCCGGCCGGGTGCTGCCCGCCGCGGCACCGGCCGACGGCGCCCCGGCATGA